A portion of the Algisphaera agarilytica genome contains these proteins:
- a CDS encoding flagellin yields MSLTLSNVTSTPYHQQRLNREVNSTIQRLNAGVTVRPKDDPAAFIAYELNRSRENQLKTAGINAERAQAFGQTAINGLDQVSAAIDELRSIYAGSHNSATPQTRIDELLATIDAVNDNTQFKGQRLFPGGTITETQGAAPEPVQQTDIPTLGGVQLGYAQGDLSFRSNIYDGEFNLGEFEVKGTSFTASADPGAPSIELGNLGRAVTATDDRTGTGYILYSEESVHTRFGSLPHEYNADHLISVVYEGGQFYFDDNHNLRAFTPRDSDVIIAEVDYTNDTIRGLAGAITPSTPSETDVTSKREVSTPNTFDFNYSTESGATGSLSLSSVSAAALGDADNSLADLGQGGALGFSASNRTRALEVLQAAQQQVDSAKQQAQTFVRNTVGSLDLVNQHNQSTLAAERQRLENRAGQEVAEQARRLLLRSAGQSLVQDAQQAQTDTLLSLIEQTGGSRAGRYSMDSALRSVQGAQQSQLAEALGRYTQEMSQNDPVSLQTETLGNQLDVLG; encoded by the coding sequence ATGTCACTCACTCTTAGCAACGTTACGTCCACGCCCTACCACCAACAGCGCCTTAACCGCGAGGTGAACTCCACGATCCAGCGCCTCAACGCCGGCGTCACCGTCCGGCCCAAGGACGACCCCGCCGCGTTCATCGCCTACGAACTCAACCGCAGCCGCGAGAACCAGCTCAAGACCGCCGGCATCAACGCCGAGCGTGCACAGGCCTTCGGCCAGACGGCGATCAACGGGCTCGACCAAGTCAGCGCCGCCATCGACGAGTTGCGCAGCATTTACGCCGGCTCCCACAACTCCGCAACGCCCCAAACCCGGATCGATGAACTCCTCGCAACCATCGACGCCGTGAACGACAACACCCAGTTCAAGGGGCAACGCCTCTTCCCCGGCGGAACGATCACCGAAACCCAGGGCGCCGCCCCCGAACCCGTTCAGCAAACCGACATCCCCACCCTCGGAGGCGTTCAACTGGGCTACGCCCAGGGCGACCTCAGCTTCCGCAGCAACATCTACGACGGCGAGTTCAACCTCGGCGAGTTCGAGGTGAAAGGCACCTCCTTCACCGCCTCGGCCGACCCGGGTGCCCCCTCGATTGAATTGGGCAACCTCGGCCGAGCCGTCACCGCCACGGACGACCGCACCGGCACCGGCTACATCCTGTACTCCGAGGAATCGGTCCACACCCGCTTCGGATCGCTCCCCCACGAATACAACGCCGATCACCTGATCTCGGTCGTCTACGAGGGCGGGCAGTTCTACTTCGACGACAACCACAACCTGCGCGCCTTCACGCCGCGCGACAGCGACGTCATTATCGCCGAGGTCGATTACACCAACGACACCATCCGCGGCCTGGCCGGCGCCATCACCCCCAGCACGCCGTCGGAAACCGATGTGACCAGCAAGCGCGAGGTCTCCACCCCGAACACATTCGATTTCAACTATTCCACCGAGTCGGGGGCAACCGGCTCGCTATCGCTCTCGTCGGTTTCCGCGGCCGCGTTGGGCGATGCCGACAACTCGCTGGCGGACCTGGGTCAAGGCGGTGCGCTGGGCTTCTCGGCCAGCAACCGAACCCGCGCGTTGGAGGTGCTCCAGGCCGCGCAGCAACAGGTCGACTCGGCCAAGCAGCAGGCCCAAACATTCGTCCGCAACACCGTGGGCAGCCTCGATCTGGTCAACCAACACAACCAATCGACGCTTGCTGCCGAGCGCCAGCGCCTGGAGAACCGCGCCGGCCAGGAAGTCGCCGAGCAGGCCCGGCGTCTGCTGCTGCGATCGGCCGGGCAGAGCCTCGTCCAGGATGCTCAGCAGGCCCAAACCGACACGCTCCTTTCACTCATTGAGCAGACCGGCGGGAGTCGGGCCGGCCGCTACTCCATGGACTCGGCCCTGCGGTCGGTCCAAGGGGCCCAGCAGTCGCAACTCGCCGAAGCCCTGGGGCGTTATACCCAGGAGATGAGCCAGAACGACCCCGTCAGCCTCCAAACCGAAACTTTGGGAAACCAGCTGGATGTTCTGGGTTAA
- a CDS encoding bifunctional folylpolyglutamate synthase/dihydrofolate synthase: MPSSTQNTKRKPKSTASAGRSRRPSARPSKPAGTPTTDPGSITNYTTALRWLYEHVDHERQRMIKYDQPTFNLDRMRKLLHLLGDPQDQLKIVHVAGTKGKGSTCAMIASMLQACGYTVGSYSSPHLVDLRERITINNHMVSYGDCAELFKTIASVEHKFGKTNQLTFFEIMTAAALLHFQQEAVDIVVLETGLGGRLDSTNVVTPLVTAITGLSLDHTQLLGKSLPEIAREKAGIFKPEVPALTIAQEKEADETLKQVAEEVGTTLEVTGKELDFSYRFEANRELGPHTRVCLTTDTSKFEHLPVPLKGEHQAQNCGLALAVLDKLKAHGFTLPLNQVIDGLAATELPGRMETVLDQPRVIIDGAHNGASITALTKSLGAHVQYDSLVMIFGCGQDKDINGMLKQIALGADKIIFTRAKANPRAEEPDDLMRRFNDLSPKMAQTAPNLEAALKLAARAVSREDLIVVTGSFYLAGEARKYFIDAKAKQAKG, from the coding sequence ATGCCATCCTCCACTCAAAACACCAAACGTAAACCTAAATCGACCGCCTCGGCGGGCCGATCTCGGCGTCCCTCCGCCCGCCCCAGCAAGCCCGCGGGCACCCCCACCACCGACCCCGGCTCGATCACCAACTACACCACCGCCCTCCGCTGGCTGTACGAGCACGTCGACCACGAACGCCAACGGATGATCAAGTACGACCAGCCGACCTTCAACCTCGATCGGATGCGCAAGCTCCTACACCTGCTGGGCGATCCCCAGGACCAGTTGAAGATCGTCCACGTCGCCGGCACCAAGGGCAAGGGCTCGACCTGTGCGATGATCGCCTCGATGCTCCAGGCCTGCGGCTACACCGTCGGCAGCTACAGCAGCCCGCACCTCGTGGACCTGCGTGAACGCATCACCATCAACAACCACATGGTGTCCTACGGCGACTGTGCCGAGCTCTTCAAAACCATCGCCTCGGTCGAACACAAATTTGGCAAAACCAACCAACTGACCTTCTTCGAGATAATGACCGCCGCCGCTCTGCTGCACTTCCAGCAAGAAGCGGTTGATATCGTCGTGCTCGAAACCGGACTCGGCGGTCGGCTCGACTCGACCAACGTGGTCACCCCCCTGGTCACCGCGATCACCGGCCTCTCGCTGGACCACACCCAGCTGCTGGGCAAGTCCCTGCCCGAGATCGCCCGTGAAAAAGCCGGCATCTTCAAACCCGAGGTCCCGGCCCTGACCATCGCCCAGGAAAAAGAGGCTGACGAAACCCTCAAACAGGTCGCCGAGGAAGTCGGCACCACGCTCGAGGTCACCGGCAAGGAGCTCGACTTCTCCTACCGCTTCGAGGCCAACCGTGAACTCGGCCCGCACACCCGCGTCTGCCTGACCACCGATACCTCCAAGTTCGAACACCTGCCCGTGCCGCTCAAGGGCGAGCACCAGGCCCAGAACTGCGGCCTGGCCCTCGCGGTGCTCGACAAGCTCAAAGCCCACGGCTTCACGCTCCCGCTCAACCAGGTCATCGACGGCCTGGCCGCGACCGAACTTCCCGGCCGGATGGAAACCGTCCTCGATCAGCCCCGCGTCATCATCGACGGGGCCCACAACGGCGCGTCCATCACCGCACTGACCAAGTCGCTCGGGGCCCACGTCCAATACGATAGCCTCGTCATGATCTTCGGCTGCGGCCAGGACAAAGATATCAACGGCATGCTCAAGCAGATCGCTCTGGGTGCCGACAAGATCATCTTCACCCGCGCCAAGGCCAACCCGCGTGCCGAGGAGCCGGACGACCTGATGCGTCGGTTCAACGACCTGTCGCCGAAGATGGCCCAGACCGCGCCGAACCTCGAAGCCGCGCTCAAGCTCGCCGCCCGGGCCGTGAGCCGCGAAGACCTGATCGTGGTCACCGGCAGCTTCTACCTCGCCGGCGAAGCCCGCAAGTACTTCATCGACGCCAAAGCGAAACAAGCCAAAGGCTGA